From a single Acidobacteriota bacterium genomic region:
- the rpsM gene encoding 30S ribosomal protein S13 encodes MARIAGVDLPRTKRVEIGLTYIFGIGHTRAAGICKDAGVSPDIRVKDLSEDDVRKISRVIEEQGGVEGDLRKEVSMNIKRLMDIGCYRGLRHRRSLPVRGQRTRTNARTRKGPRKGAIAKKKTV; translated from the coding sequence ATGGCACGTATCGCGGGTGTGGACCTGCCGCGGACCAAGCGGGTAGAGATCGGGCTGACCTACATTTTCGGGATCGGCCATACGCGGGCCGCCGGGATCTGCAAGGACGCCGGGGTGAGCCCCGACATCCGGGTGAAGGATCTCTCCGAAGACGATGTGCGGAAGATCAGCCGCGTCATCGAAGAGCAGGGTGGCGTCGAGGGCGACCTTCGCAAGGAGGTCTCCATGAACATCAAACGGCTGATGGACATCGGCTGCTACCGCGGACTACGGCATCGCCGCAGCCTGCCGGTGCGGGGCCAGCGGACGCGAACCAACGCGCGCACGCGGAAGGGGCCGCGCAAGGGCGCTATTGCCAAGAAGAAGACGGTGTAG
- the rpsH gene encoding 30S ribosomal protein S8, with protein sequence MTDPIADMLTRLRNAVQAKHARVDVPANTLKAEIARILQDEGYVAGFKMVDEPSDTARKVPMRQLRIFLKYGPRGEGVISGIRRISRPGRRVYYSHDKVPPVLGGLGISILTTSRGVMTGREAVKSGVGGEVLCNVW encoded by the coding sequence ATGACCGATCCGATTGCTGACATGCTCACGCGCCTCCGCAACGCCGTACAGGCGAAGCATGCGCGTGTCGACGTACCGGCCAACACGCTGAAAGCCGAGATCGCGCGGATCCTCCAGGACGAGGGCTACGTCGCCGGCTTCAAGATGGTCGACGAACCCTCCGACACGGCGCGCAAGGTGCCCATGCGGCAGCTGCGCATCTTCCTGAAGTACGGACCTCGCGGCGAGGGTGTGATCAGCGGAATCCGGCGCATCAGCCGCCCTGGTCGCCGGGTGTACTACAGCCACGACAAGGTGCCGCCCGTGCTGGGTGGCCTCGGCATCAGCATCCTGACGACGTCGCGTGGCGTCATGACGGGACGCGAGGCTGTGAAAAGCGGCGTCGGTGGCGAAGTGTTGTGCAACGTCTGGTAG
- the rplX gene encoding 50S ribosomal protein L24: MSRLQTPIRRNDTVIVTAGKDRGKRGRVLKVLPEKNRLVIEGVNFISRHTRPNPGKNIKGGIMKREAPLHASNVQIICPECSARTRIGRRTLGDGRKVRICRKCEGVVDK, encoded by the coding sequence ATGTCACGGTTGCAGACACCCATCCGTCGAAACGACACCGTCATCGTGACGGCCGGGAAGGATCGCGGCAAGCGCGGGCGCGTGCTCAAGGTCCTGCCGGAGAAGAACCGCCTCGTCATCGAAGGCGTGAACTTCATCAGCCGTCATACCCGGCCGAACCCGGGCAAGAACATCAAGGGCGGCATTATGAAGCGCGAGGCGCCCCTGCACGCGTCCAACGTGCAGATCATCTGCCCCGAGTGCAGCGCGCGCACGCGCATCGGCCGCCGGACGCTCGGAGACGGGCGCAAGGTCCGGATCTGCCGCAAGTGCGAGGGAGTGGTCGACAAATGA
- a CDS encoding type Z 30S ribosomal protein S14, translating into MATTAKIAKEATALKYKIRHRNRCRLCGRPRAYLRKFALCRLCFRELALRGEVAGVIKSSW; encoded by the coding sequence ATGGCTACTACCGCGAAAATCGCCAAGGAAGCAACGGCGCTCAAGTACAAGATCCGCCACCGTAATCGGTGCCGGTTGTGCGGGCGCCCCCGCGCATATCTGCGCAAGTTCGCGCTCTGCCGTCTCTGTTTCCGGGAGCTGGCGCTCCGGGGCGAGGTGGCCGGGGTTATCAAGAGCAGCTGGTAA
- the infA gene encoding translation initiation factor IF-1 encodes MPKDDSIEVTGIVLESLPNAMFRVELENKHQVLAHVSGKMRKNFIRILTGDRVLIELSPYDLSRGRVTYRYK; translated from the coding sequence GTGCCGAAAGACGACTCGATTGAAGTCACGGGTATTGTGCTCGAGTCGCTCCCGAACGCGATGTTTCGGGTGGAACTGGAGAACAAGCACCAAGTGCTCGCGCACGTGTCGGGCAAGATGCGGAAGAACTTCATCCGCATCCTCACGGGCGATCGGGTGCTGATTGAGCTGTCGCCATACGACTTGAGCCGGGGCCGCGTGACGTATCGGTACAAGTAA
- a CDS encoding DNA-directed RNA polymerase subunit alpha gives MLWKGFQRPKRLEFERDTLTDRFARFYAQPFERGFGTTIGNAMRRVLLSSIEGAACSAVKIDGVMHEFSPIPGVVEDATDIILNLKQIPLKMHVDYTKTLYVRIDKAGEVRARDIEADADVEILEPDAHIATVSEGGKLHMEMRIKRGRSYVTADRNFDEDLGIGWIPIDSVHSPVKKVNYLVEAARLGQTTDYEKLTLDVWTNGAVTPRDAVSLAARLVRDHLNIFVNLEETMEQGEDGQGSVPGPSAGNEHLDKSVEELELSVRSYNCLKNANIRTIRELVQKTEGEMLKTKNFGRKSLNEIKDILQTMGLSLGMKVDSSAHAAAD, from the coding sequence ATGCTGTGGAAAGGTTTCCAGCGGCCGAAGCGGCTGGAGTTCGAGCGTGACACTCTGACCGACCGGTTCGCCCGGTTCTACGCGCAGCCGTTTGAGCGGGGATTCGGCACGACCATCGGCAATGCGATGAGGCGCGTGCTGCTGTCGTCGATCGAAGGCGCAGCCTGCTCGGCGGTGAAAATCGACGGTGTGATGCACGAGTTCTCGCCCATCCCCGGGGTGGTCGAGGACGCAACCGATATCATCCTCAATCTGAAGCAGATCCCGCTCAAGATGCACGTCGACTACACGAAGACGCTCTACGTGCGCATCGACAAGGCCGGCGAGGTCAGGGCCCGCGACATCGAGGCCGATGCCGACGTCGAGATCCTCGAGCCGGATGCCCACATCGCGACCGTGTCAGAGGGCGGCAAGCTCCACATGGAGATGCGGATCAAGCGGGGGCGGAGCTACGTAACGGCGGACCGCAACTTCGATGAGGACCTCGGCATCGGCTGGATTCCGATCGACTCGGTGCATTCGCCCGTCAAGAAGGTCAACTACCTGGTCGAGGCCGCACGCCTCGGGCAGACCACCGACTACGAGAAGCTGACGCTGGATGTGTGGACCAATGGCGCCGTGACGCCGCGCGACGCCGTGTCGCTCGCAGCCCGGCTCGTGCGCGACCACCTGAACATCTTCGTCAACCTCGAGGAGACGATGGAGCAGGGCGAGGACGGCCAGGGATCGGTGCCCGGGCCATCAGCCGGGAACGAGCACCTGGACAAGAGCGTCGAGGAACTCGAACTCTCGGTCCGGTCGTACAACTGCCTCAAGAACGCGAACATCCGGACGATTCGCGAGCTGGTGCAGAAGACCGAAGGCGAGATGTTGAAGACCAAGAACTTCGGCCGCAAGTCGCTCAACGAGATCAAGGACATCCTGCAGACGATGGGCCTCAGTCTCGGCATGAAAGTGGACTCGTCGGCCCACGCGGCGGCGGACTAA
- the rplF gene encoding 50S ribosomal protein L6 yields MSRIGKKPIAIPKGVTVKVSAGAVDVQGPKGKLHQPVPKGINFELAGAELRATTESDAPGLGKFHGLARSLVANAVEGVVNGFKKELDIVGVGYRAELKGRQITFALGYSHPIVFDIPTGIEVTVDKQTHVTVTGVDRQMVGQVAADIHRMRKPDPYKQKGVRYTGEVLKKKVGKTGA; encoded by the coding sequence ATGTCCCGTATTGGCAAGAAACCGATTGCAATTCCCAAAGGCGTGACCGTCAAGGTCAGCGCCGGTGCTGTCGACGTGCAGGGCCCGAAGGGCAAGCTGCACCAGCCGGTTCCAAAAGGCATCAACTTCGAACTCGCGGGCGCCGAGCTGCGCGCGACCACCGAGAGCGATGCGCCGGGGCTCGGCAAGTTCCACGGCCTGGCCCGGAGCCTGGTGGCGAACGCCGTCGAGGGCGTCGTCAACGGCTTCAAGAAGGAACTGGACATCGTCGGCGTCGGCTACCGGGCCGAGCTGAAGGGGCGGCAGATCACCTTCGCGCTTGGGTACTCGCACCCGATCGTGTTCGACATCCCGACCGGGATTGAGGTGACTGTCGACAAGCAGACACACGTGACGGTGACCGGAGTCGACCGTCAGATGGTCGGCCAGGTGGCCGCTGACATCCACCGGATGCGCAAACCGGATCCCTACAAGCAGAAGGGCGTGCGCTATACCGGTGAGGTGTTGAAGAAGAAGGTCGGCAAGACCGGCGCGTAG
- the map gene encoding type I methionyl aminopeptidase: MIVCRSAAELARMRAANLLVADVLAELRERVRPGVTTAELDQFAESRVRGAGAVPAFKGYHGFPATLCTSVNEEVIHGIPSARVLSEGDIVSIDLGVLLDGFYGDAAITVPLVPIDRRVAELLRVTEESLYRGIEQARVGARVSDIGHAVQQHVEAHGFSVVREFVGHGVGTALHEDPQVPNYGPAGRGPRLAEGMTLAIEPMVAMGRAAVKVLRDGWTAVTKDRSLAAHFEHTVAITAGGPVIMTVPTGAARQASRGDAT; this comes from the coding sequence ATGATTGTGTGCAGGTCGGCGGCGGAGTTGGCGAGGATGCGGGCGGCCAACCTGCTCGTGGCCGATGTGCTGGCCGAGTTGCGGGAGAGGGTCCGGCCGGGTGTGACGACAGCCGAGTTGGACCAGTTCGCGGAGAGCCGCGTGCGCGGAGCCGGTGCGGTGCCGGCGTTCAAGGGGTATCACGGGTTTCCCGCGACGCTCTGCACGTCGGTGAACGAGGAAGTGATCCACGGGATTCCCTCGGCGCGGGTGCTCAGCGAGGGCGACATCGTGTCGATCGATCTCGGCGTCCTGCTGGATGGCTTCTACGGGGATGCGGCGATCACGGTGCCGTTAGTGCCGATCGACAGACGGGTGGCCGAGTTGCTGAGAGTGACGGAAGAGTCGCTCTACCGCGGGATCGAGCAGGCCAGGGTGGGCGCGCGGGTGTCGGACATCGGCCACGCGGTTCAGCAGCACGTCGAAGCCCACGGCTTCTCGGTCGTGCGCGAGTTCGTCGGCCATGGCGTCGGGACCGCGTTGCACGAGGACCCCCAGGTGCCCAATTACGGGCCCGCGGGACGCGGACCGAGGCTGGCCGAGGGGATGACGCTGGCCATCGAACCGATGGTCGCGATGGGACGGGCGGCGGTAAAGGTGCTTCGGGACGGCTGGACGGCGGTGACCAAAGACCGCAGCCTGGCGGCCCACTTCGAGCACACCGTGGCTATCACGGCAGGAGGGCCGGTCATCATGACCGTCCCGACTGGCGCGGCCCGGCAGGCAAGTCGAGGCGACGCCACGTAA
- the rplN gene encoding 50S ribosomal protein L14, with translation MIQMRSILDVADNSGARKISVINPIGGSVGRYARLGDIVTASVKEATPESSVKKGQVVKAVIVRTRKEQRRKDGSYIRFDRNAAVLVNDEGEPIGTRVFGPVARELRQKRFMKIISLAPEVI, from the coding sequence ATGATTCAGATGCGGTCGATCCTCGACGTCGCCGACAACTCCGGCGCCCGCAAGATCTCGGTGATCAACCCGATCGGCGGCTCGGTGGGGCGGTACGCGCGGCTCGGCGACATCGTCACGGCGTCGGTCAAAGAGGCCACGCCGGAGTCGAGCGTCAAGAAGGGCCAGGTCGTGAAGGCCGTCATCGTCCGGACCCGGAAGGAGCAGCGCCGCAAGGACGGCAGCTACATCCGGTTCGACCGGAACGCGGCGGTGCTGGTCAACGATGAGGGCGAACCAATCGGCACGCGCGTGTTCGGGCCGGTGGCGCGCGAGTTGCGCCAGAAGCGGTTCATGAAGATCATTTCACTCGCGCCCGAGGTGATTTAG
- the rpmJ gene encoding 50S ribosomal protein L36: MKVRASVKRICDKCKIVRRRGVVRVICTNQKHKQRQG, encoded by the coding sequence ATGAAGGTCAGAGCGTCGGTCAAACGGATTTGCGACAAGTGTAAGATCGTCCGTCGCCGCGGGGTGGTGAGGGTGATCTGCACGAACCAGAAGCATAAGCAGAGGCAGGGGTAA
- the secY gene encoding preprotein translocase subunit SecY, giving the protein MVESIRNIWNVPDLRKRVLFTLAMLGVYRIGNHIPTPGVNTAALQQLAEQAKNTMFGLYDMFSGGSLSKVTIFALGIMPYISASIILQLLTVVWPYLERLSKEGDLGRRKITQYTRYGTILLSVVQSWGIAIYLEHQTQIAGGMQLVYAPGWRFQLLTVLTLTAGTTLIMWLGEQITERGIGNGMSLIIFAGIVAQLPRAVIATLSQMSTGQIGPFTILFLVVMAAIVIAAIIFMERGNRRITVQYAKRVVGRRMYGGSSTHIPLKVNTGGVIPVIFASSILAFPATIAGMFPQGSWGQTVIHQISYGMPLYNLLYVVGIVFFAYFYTAIIFNPDDVAENMRKYGGFVPGIRPGKRTAEHIDTILTRITLAGAIYLALVAILPEFLLVGFKVAPIPFIGEWLDSVLPRFITEGLNVQFYFGGTSLLIVVGVAMDTVQQIESQLIMRHYDGFMKKTRIRGRRG; this is encoded by the coding sequence ATGGTTGAAAGCATCAGGAACATCTGGAACGTCCCGGACCTGCGCAAGCGGGTGCTGTTCACGCTGGCGATGCTCGGCGTGTACCGCATCGGGAACCATATTCCGACGCCGGGCGTGAACACGGCCGCGCTGCAGCAGCTTGCCGAACAGGCCAAGAACACGATGTTCGGTCTGTACGACATGTTCTCGGGCGGCAGCCTGTCGAAGGTGACGATTTTCGCGCTGGGCATCATGCCCTACATCAGCGCGTCCATCATCCTCCAGCTGCTGACCGTGGTCTGGCCGTACCTCGAACGGTTGTCGAAGGAAGGTGATCTCGGCCGGCGCAAGATTACGCAGTACACGCGCTACGGCACGATCCTGCTGAGCGTGGTGCAGTCGTGGGGCATCGCGATTTACCTGGAACACCAGACCCAGATCGCCGGCGGGATGCAGCTGGTCTACGCGCCAGGGTGGCGCTTCCAACTGCTGACCGTGCTCACGCTGACCGCGGGCACGACGCTCATCATGTGGCTCGGCGAGCAGATCACCGAGCGCGGGATCGGCAACGGCATGTCGCTCATCATCTTTGCGGGCATCGTGGCGCAGTTGCCGCGGGCCGTGATTGCGACATTGAGCCAGATGAGCACCGGCCAGATCGGCCCATTCACCATCCTGTTCCTCGTCGTGATGGCGGCGATCGTGATTGCCGCCATCATCTTCATGGAGCGCGGCAACCGGCGCATCACCGTTCAGTACGCCAAACGCGTGGTCGGGCGCCGGATGTACGGGGGATCCAGCACGCACATTCCCCTCAAGGTCAATACGGGCGGCGTCATCCCGGTTATTTTCGCTTCGTCGATTCTCGCGTTCCCGGCGACGATTGCGGGCATGTTCCCGCAGGGGAGCTGGGGCCAGACGGTCATCCACCAGATCAGCTACGGGATGCCGCTCTACAACCTGTTGTACGTGGTCGGCATCGTGTTCTTCGCGTACTTCTACACGGCCATCATTTTCAATCCGGATGACGTGGCCGAGAACATGCGGAAGTACGGCGGGTTCGTCCCGGGGATCCGGCCGGGCAAGCGGACCGCGGAGCACATCGATACGATCCTGACGCGCATCACGCTCGCCGGGGCGATCTATCTGGCGCTTGTCGCGATCCTGCCGGAGTTCCTGCTGGTGGGCTTCAAGGTCGCGCCGATTCCGTTCATCGGCGAGTGGCTCGACTCGGTGCTGCCCCGGTTCATCACCGAAGGGTTGAACGTGCAGTTTTACTTCGGCGGCACGTCGCTGCTCATCGTGGTGGGCGTGGCGATGGATACCGTGCAGCAGATCGAGTCCCAGCTCATCATGCGGCACTACGACGGCTTCATGAAGAAGACGCGGATCCGCGGGCGTCGGGGGTAG
- the rpsQ gene encoding 30S ribosomal protein S17 has product MAATTEITAKVVSDKMAKSRVVAIERQVRHAMYGKAQRLTTTFMAHDEKNETHTGDVVAMVASRPLSRRKRWVITRIVQRVSGASAE; this is encoded by the coding sequence ATGGCGGCAACAACTGAAATCACGGCAAAGGTCGTCAGCGACAAGATGGCGAAGAGCCGCGTGGTGGCCATCGAGCGCCAGGTGCGTCATGCGATGTACGGGAAGGCCCAGCGGCTGACCACGACGTTCATGGCTCACGACGAGAAGAACGAGACGCACACAGGTGACGTGGTGGCCATGGTCGCGAGCCGCCCGCTGTCGCGTCGCAAGCGCTGGGTGATCACCCGCATCGTGCAGCGGGTGAGCGGCGCGTCCGCCGAGTAG
- the rpmD gene encoding 50S ribosomal protein L30, producing MSGDRGAKKTLKVTLVKSTIGFNQKQALVVRGLGLRRIRHTIDVPDTPEVRGMIFKVRHLVTVE from the coding sequence ATGAGCGGTGATCGCGGCGCGAAGAAGACACTGAAAGTGACATTGGTGAAGAGCACCATCGGCTTCAATCAGAAGCAGGCGTTGGTGGTCCGCGGCCTGGGGCTGCGGCGCATCCGCCACACGATTGACGTGCCGGACACACCCGAGGTGCGCGGGATGATTTTCAAGGTCCGGCATCTCGTCACGGTCGAGTAG
- the rplO gene encoding 50S ribosomal protein L15, producing MDLSNLKPPKGATRKRKRVGRGPGSGQGKTAGRGSKGAQSRSGYHKKRGFEGGQMPLHRRVPKRGFTNPCRVEYAVVNLDDLAARFAAGAVVTPEALHELRLVTRKLPIKVLGRGDISITLTVKAHKFSGKAAEKIAAAGGSIETL from the coding sequence ATGGATCTCAGCAATCTCAAACCGCCAAAGGGCGCGACCCGGAAGCGGAAGCGCGTAGGTCGCGGCCCGGGGTCGGGTCAAGGTAAGACGGCGGGGCGCGGAAGCAAGGGCGCCCAGTCCCGGTCGGGCTATCACAAGAAGCGGGGGTTCGAAGGCGGCCAGATGCCGCTGCACCGCCGCGTGCCGAAGCGGGGCTTCACAAACCCGTGCCGGGTCGAATACGCCGTGGTGAATCTGGACGACCTGGCCGCGCGGTTCGCGGCCGGCGCGGTGGTGACGCCCGAGGCGTTGCACGAACTGCGCCTGGTGACCAGGAAGCTGCCGATCAAGGTGCTGGGGCGCGGCGACATCAGCATCACGTTGACGGTGAAGGCGCACAAGTTCAGCGGCAAGGCAGCCGAGAAGATCGCTGCCGCCGGTGGGTCCATCGAAACGCTCTAG
- the rpsK gene encoding 30S ribosomal protein S11, giving the protein MAKTEANEGGEKKEAGKPKKAFKKRGEKRVVHHGIVSIHASFNNTSITIADTEGNVIAWSSAGAVSFKGSRKGTPFAATQAALAAANVAKGMGMRSCEVRMKGPGAGRESAVRALSTVGIEVKSIRDITPIPHNGCRPTKRRRV; this is encoded by the coding sequence ATGGCGAAGACAGAAGCAAACGAGGGCGGAGAGAAAAAAGAGGCCGGAAAGCCCAAGAAGGCTTTCAAGAAGCGCGGTGAGAAGCGGGTGGTGCACCACGGCATCGTCAGCATCCACGCCTCCTTCAACAATACCAGCATCACGATTGCCGATACTGAGGGCAACGTGATCGCGTGGTCGAGCGCCGGCGCGGTGTCCTTCAAGGGGTCGCGCAAGGGCACGCCATTTGCGGCGACCCAGGCGGCGCTCGCGGCGGCCAATGTGGCGAAGGGCATGGGGATGCGCTCCTGCGAGGTGCGCATGAAGGGACCCGGCGCGGGCCGCGAATCGGCCGTTCGGGCGCTCAGCACGGTCGGCATCGAAGTGAAGTCGATTCGCGACATCACGCCGATTCCGCACAACGGTTGCCGGCCCACCAAGCGCCGGCGCGTGTAG
- the rpsE gene encoding 30S ribosomal protein S5 — MFRTREKIDPSQLELKDTVVSINRVTKVVKGGKNLSFSALVVVGDGHGVVGFGVGKAREVPSAIKKGIEAAKKGLIRVPLVGTTVPHIVTGKYGAGSVLLKPAPEGTGIIAGGAVRAVVESAGIQNVVTKSLGSANPHNVVRATFVGLMTLKDPVMVARMRGRDLAEFEKGLV; from the coding sequence ATGTTCAGAACACGAGAAAAGATCGATCCGTCCCAGCTGGAGCTGAAAGACACCGTCGTCTCCATCAATCGCGTGACGAAGGTCGTCAAGGGTGGCAAGAACCTGAGCTTCAGCGCGCTGGTCGTCGTCGGCGACGGGCATGGCGTGGTGGGCTTTGGCGTCGGCAAGGCGCGCGAAGTGCCGTCGGCCATCAAGAAGGGCATCGAGGCCGCCAAGAAGGGGCTCATCCGGGTGCCGCTGGTGGGGACGACGGTGCCGCATATCGTCACCGGCAAGTACGGGGCGGGCAGTGTCTTGCTCAAGCCGGCGCCCGAAGGCACGGGCATCATCGCCGGCGGCGCGGTTCGCGCGGTGGTGGAGTCGGCGGGCATCCAGAACGTGGTGACCAAGTCGCTTGGCAGCGCGAATCCGCACAACGTGGTGCGCGCGACGTTTGTCGGGCTGATGACGTTGAAGGATCCTGTGATGGTGGCTCGGATGCGTGGACGCGACCTGGCCGAATTCGAGAAGGGCTTGGTCTGA
- the rplE gene encoding 50S ribosomal protein L5: MNRLKEKYLRDVVPALMKEFGYTNVMAVPKITKVVVNMGLGEATQNAKIVDVAQDELGRIVGQKPVVTRARKSIAQFKVREGMPIGSMVTLRGERMFEFLDRLIAIALPRVRDFKGISPKGFDGRGNYTLGLRDQLIFQEIDYMRVDKARGMNVSVCTSARTDQEARRLLQLVGLPFRTS; this comes from the coding sequence ATGAACCGGTTGAAGGAGAAGTACCTCCGGGACGTCGTGCCGGCCCTGATGAAGGAGTTCGGCTACACCAATGTGATGGCCGTCCCCAAGATCACCAAGGTCGTGGTCAACATGGGGCTCGGCGAGGCCACGCAGAACGCTAAGATCGTGGACGTTGCCCAGGACGAACTCGGCCGCATCGTGGGCCAGAAGCCCGTGGTGACGCGGGCGCGCAAGTCCATCGCGCAGTTCAAGGTGCGCGAGGGCATGCCGATTGGCAGCATGGTCACGCTGCGCGGCGAGCGGATGTTCGAGTTCCTGGATCGCCTCATCGCGATTGCGTTACCCCGCGTGCGCGACTTCAAGGGCATCTCGCCCAAGGGGTTCGACGGCCGCGGCAACTACACGCTGGGGCTGCGCGACCAGTTGATCTTCCAGGAGATCGACTACATGCGCGTCGACAAGGCGCGCGGCATGAACGTGTCGGTCTGCACCTCGGCGCGGACCGACCAGGAGGCCCGGCGGCTGCTGCAGCTGGTCGGCCTGCCGTTCCGGACGAGCTAG
- the rplR gene encoding 50S ribosomal protein L18: protein MKTKLDRRRRIQLRIRKRVHGTGERPRLSVFRSVEHMYAQAIDDMTGQTLASAATTEPAVKAVLAGGSKGGNLKGAKAIGKTIAERLQAKGIKRVVFDRSGFLYHGRVKAVADAAREAGLEF from the coding sequence ATCAAGACGAAGCTAGATCGTCGCCGGCGCATTCAGCTGCGCATCCGGAAGCGCGTCCATGGAACGGGCGAGCGCCCGCGCCTCAGCGTCTTCCGGAGTGTCGAGCATATGTACGCGCAGGCGATCGACGACATGACCGGGCAGACGCTGGCCTCGGCCGCGACGACCGAGCCGGCCGTCAAGGCCGTACTGGCCGGCGGGTCCAAGGGCGGCAACCTGAAGGGCGCCAAGGCCATCGGCAAGACGATCGCCGAGCGGTTGCAGGCCAAAGGGATCAAGCGGGTCGTGTTCGACCGCAGCGGATTCCTGTACCACGGACGCGTCAAGGCCGTGGCCGATGCCGCGCGCGAAGCAGGGTTGGAGTTCTAG
- the rpmC gene encoding 50S ribosomal protein L29, whose translation MKVQEIRALNVGDLQNKVKDLQDQVFRQRIQKAMGQLDTPHKVRTLRRELARVETVLREKR comes from the coding sequence ATGAAGGTCCAGGAGATCCGTGCGCTCAACGTCGGCGATCTGCAGAACAAGGTAAAGGATCTGCAGGATCAGGTCTTCCGGCAGCGCATCCAGAAGGCCATGGGACAGCTGGACACGCCGCACAAGGTGCGCACGCTCCGGCGCGAACTGGCACGTGTCGAGACGGTCCTCAGGGAAAAACGGTAG
- the rplP gene encoding 50S ribosomal protein L16 has product MLMPKKVKYRKQQRGRRCGKAWRGSDVAFGEYGLKAMEACWMTARQIEAARVAMTRYIKRGGKIWVRVFPDKPVTKKPQETRMGKGKGAPEFWVAVVRPGKILFEMEGVSELDARQAMDRAAAKLPIPTRFATRFAQEKV; this is encoded by the coding sequence ATGTTGATGCCGAAGAAAGTCAAGTACCGAAAACAGCAGCGCGGCCGCCGGTGCGGCAAGGCCTGGCGCGGGTCGGACGTGGCGTTTGGCGAGTACGGGCTCAAGGCGATGGAAGCGTGCTGGATGACGGCACGGCAGATCGAGGCGGCCCGCGTCGCGATGACCCGTTACATCAAGCGCGGCGGCAAGATCTGGGTGCGGGTGTTCCCCGACAAGCCGGTGACCAAGAAGCCGCAGGAAACGCGCATGGGCAAGGGCAAGGGCGCGCCGGAGTTCTGGGTGGCGGTGGTGCGGCCGGGCAAGATCCTGTTCGAGATGGAGGGCGTGAGCGAACTCGATGCGCGCCAGGCGATGGACCGGGCGGCGGCGAAGCTGCCCATCCCGACCCGCTTTGCGACGCGGTTCGCCCAGGAGAAGGTGTGA
- the rpsD gene encoding 30S ribosomal protein S4: MARYIGPVCRLCRREGMKLFLKGERCYAEKCAIEKRNTPPGQHGKARKAKLAGYGLQLREKQRVKRIYGVLENQFRRYFEAAERQRGITGELLLQKLECRLDNVVYRLGFATSRSQARQLVRHGHFSVNGRKADIPSLLVREGDVVGVRARSQKNVFVLHAMEEVKGRGVPEWLSVQPEQMSGRVVRLPNRAQINLPVQEQLIVELYSK, translated from the coding sequence ATGGCTAGATACATCGGACCTGTTTGCCGCCTGTGCCGCCGCGAGGGCATGAAGCTGTTTCTGAAGGGCGAGCGGTGCTACGCGGAGAAGTGCGCGATCGAGAAGCGCAACACGCCTCCCGGCCAGCACGGAAAAGCGCGCAAGGCGAAGCTGGCGGGCTACGGCCTGCAGCTGCGCGAGAAACAGCGCGTCAAGCGCATCTACGGCGTGCTCGAGAATCAGTTCCGCCGCTATTTCGAGGCGGCCGAGCGCCAGCGCGGGATCACCGGCGAGCTGCTGCTCCAGAAGCTGGAGTGCCGGTTGGACAACGTGGTCTACCGCCTGGGCTTCGCGACGTCGCGATCGCAGGCCCGGCAGCTGGTCCGCCACGGGCACTTCTCGGTGAACGGGAGAAAGGCGGACATCCCGTCGCTGCTGGTTCGCGAAGGTGACGTGGTTGGCGTGCGGGCGCGCAGCCAGAAGAACGTATTCGTGCTGCACGCAATGGAAGAGGTCAAGGGGCGCGGCGTCCCGGAGTGGCTCTCGGTGCAGCCGGAGCAGATGTCCGGCCGCGTCGTCAGGCTGCCGAACCGCGCGCAGATCAACCTGCCCGTGCAGGAACAGCTGATCGTCGAACTCTACTCGAAGTAA